A segment of the Calonectris borealis chromosome 2, bCalBor7.hap1.2, whole genome shotgun sequence genome:
CTGTGGCAGCGCTCGGCATGGCAGTCGCTGTGCTGATCTTGCTGCGAGCCGTTCCTAGCGGCGGGCGCAAGAGGGAGCCGGTTCAAACTACCGCTCCCAGGGCCCGCTGCTGCTTCCTTCCCCGCCACCCCCATGATTTCCGCCGGGGCAATGGCGAGCAGCGGCTGTCGGCGGGTGAAGGGTAATGGCGGCTCCTGACCTGTAGCACCGGCCGCAGAGCCGCGCTCGGGGCGGGAGGCTGCCCTGACTCTTCCCCGAGGGCTCCCCCGGGAGAACGGTGGCGAGCGGCAGAAGCTTTGCCTTTCGCTCGGCTGCTTCCGCCGTACTTCAGTGAGGGCGCTTGGGAGCCGTGCCCCGGCATGCTGCCCGCCTCCCTTGGGCGGGCGGGGCAGCGCGGCCAGCGGGTGCGGGCCTCCCTGGGGAGGTGGCTGCTCGCTCCCCCTGGctgggcgctgccggggccggggccctgcctgaggtggctgcagcagcccccccgCAGGGAGCCCGCCCCTCTGTTCCGGGCCGCCCGGCAGAGCATCGGGACGCGCGCCGGGGGGCTGAGAGCCGAAAAACCTGGCGATAATGGCAAACACGTGTCCGTGCAAAGGCATCGGAGGGAAGAAACTCTGCTGTCGGCTGCTCAGAGAGGTAAGACGGGCTGTAGTCAGTCACTCGTGGGTGCGAATACTGAGCACTGCTCAAAGAGGCTGGCACGGAGAAAATTACTGCTGCGGTTGAGATTTTAGAGCCCCCAAACTcgggaattgaaaaaaaaattacaattctcAGAAAACCAACAAGCCCTTTTCTTTTCACATCGTGTTGTTTGCAGCAGTTGATACATTTCAGTGTATGCATTGCACAAGCAGAACAGAAATTACATGGCTTCTTCCAAACAGCTGGTTGATTTAGTGTGTAGGTCACATCAGGGATAAGATGAGGTAGCCTCTCATTtcccttttcagaaggaaaacctaTCACACACAACCTGTCTCAATGCTGTTAAAACAAGTTTACTTCCAGCAAAATTGTCTAAGCTCGACATGTGGGTGCTAGTTTTTTTATAGGACGGCTCTCACTTTGGTTGGTCTCATTCACTTCAGTGAAAAGTGGTTACTACGTAATTAACCTCAGAAATTCTAAGTGCTTTGAAAAGGTTTATGAAAAACATCTTCAACTGACTAGAAGACTGCAGGAAAATGGTTATTAAAGTTTCCTCAGTAACTTGTAATTCATTGAAAGGCACACCTTGTCGCTTAAACAAATCAGTAGTCTCTTTCCAAGTTCTCAAAAATACTTTGTAACAGAGAATCTCATATGACTTTTTTTGGAGTGTATACTGACACTTTTGTTAGCATATTAGATCAAAACTAATAGATAAAAACTAATCAGATAAACTGCAGTTGACAgtcttaataaataaaatacatattttggtcTAATATCCCTTCTTTTTATTGTTCACTTGATTGAGAATTcataaaatcagttattttcaGTCACTGTGTGCCATTTATAAGcttatgcttttttatttttacttctcccTTTCTTTGCATAAGGATTGCAATGATTGTGGGTTTATATGGTAGCTTGAATACTGCAGTGCTAAATACCTCATTAGTTCTTAAAAAAACTAGCTCTCATGTACATGAAAAGTAGCAATAAGTGCTATTCTGAGTCTTGAAAACATCtagtaggaaaacagaaaataataaggCTTAATACAGAGATGTAAATATGTCCTGTACAACATAAGAGACATTCCATGGTTTCTTGCTTTTAGTGATGAAGCATTATGGAAGCTGTTGTTAGAATTTTATCTTCTGCCAAAATGTTACTTGAGCTGCAGACTAAGAAAAGAGCATTTATATAAGAAAGCTGTGCAACTCTTACTATCCAAGAGTGTAACTCCTGCGTTGTTTTCTGTCTATTTCAGTGAAAGAAGCTGGAAGAGACTTTACCTATTTTATTGTGGTGCTTGTTGGAATTGGTGTtacaggttatttttaaaaattatattcattatCAGAAGACTCTTTTCGTTAATTCCATCTGGTTTGATTAGTTTTCATTCCGTTTGCTGTTGTTTCTGTTACAGGTGGTTTGTTCTATGTGATTTTTAAAGAGCTATTCTCTTCTTCTAGTCCAAGTAAGATCTATGGAGATGCCTTGGAGAAATGCAGATCTCACCCTGAGGTTGGTTTTTGAACCTTAGTCATAAGTTTATGTTTCTCAGTAGTTACTGTCTCTCTTTAAGTCAAAAGTTTGCACAAGGAATCTCACAAGCAAAGCTACAGGAAGACCTGCGTGGTGCTTAGCAGGCAAACACCAGCAGATCTGCCTGTGCTTTTAGCTGGCCAGAGGTGGGTCAGCTCCAAATTGGAGCCTGTATTAGGACAAGTTAATGCAAGCACCGAGCCTGAGTGAATTAGCCTGCTAAAAGCCAAGTTAAGTGAGTGTACCACAGCACAACAACTGATGCAGCAACAGTCTCTGCCCTTTCAGCGCATGTGTTTGTGTCTTCATACAGAAAGTCTTATAGACATACCCAAGTGCCTACTAAATGTAGTAGGAGTTCTGCCAGTCAGGGAGGCAACTGGTCCCACTTAAGTTTTGTAGATCTAGCCTGCTGCCTTTCCTCAGCACAGTTTTTCTGTTGTGACACTTCACTAGGGTTCTGTCATTCTGCAAAGTATCCAGGAATTTAAACTCTTCATTTGAAACATGATTAGCATTCCTGTGGCtaatgggaaaagagaaagagaacagtTATGTGATCACACAGTCACATAAGATAACTAGATGTAAACAAAAATCAATctaaaactagattttaaaaatctctacTTCAGGCAAAACCAGAAATGCATGGAATAACTTTCAAACAAGGTTGCCACTGATGCCACTGAGGATAACTTAGAAGTGAAGTGACAGGTTGTCACTAGAATAAAAATGAACACTGCTTTGGAAAAAGTTTGTAGAATTAAAACTTCTCTGCAGTACTTATACAGTAAAATCTAACCATGTTTAAAGTAAGTTTAAAACTAGGTTAATTTGATCTGGCTTtacagatctggaaaaaaaaatcattgaatttCTTAAACAGTAGTGTTTTTTAGATAACATGAAGGGGAGtgcatttgcattttaaactttGAAACATTCTCTTGGAGGAGACGAGCaaatatttcatgcttttttttcctttttacacaaAATGtcagtaaagaagaaaatatacagtaagaagagagattaaaatgtCATAATCTCAGAGGACAGTATAAATGGAAGATATTGGTAGGATTTATTTTAGACATTTAATATGTGACTGTaaagaaaagcagtgaaataCAGAGGAATTTTCCTTatactgttttctttcataaactCTTCTATTCTTGACACATCAGGCTCCCAAAGGGcattttgttgaaagaaaatgcattcacAGCAGGGGCGTGAGCTGATACTGGAATATCTGTTTGAATGTGATACTTTCTGACAACTCAAACCTCTTTTCTCTTGTAGATAATTGGTGTTTTTGGTGAATCCATTAAAGGTTATGGGGAGGcaacaagaagaggaagacgacaGCTTGTCAGGTGCCCTTTGGTGTTTGCCCCATGCAGACACTAGATTTTGCACAGCAAATACATTTTGGATCACATCATAGCAAGTTAGATCTAGATTAATGAACTGTATGTGATGTACCCTGCCACTTCTGAgtgaaaatgaaagcagtttttTGCAATACCTCTTGTGTGGCACATACCACTAAGCACACTGCACATAGAatataaaatggcaattctgagtGCCTCAAAACAAGCAATGGTCAGCACGGTAAACATAGAGCTGGTTTCTCCAAAAAATAGGACAAGTCTGAAGAGAGTAGTACAGAGGCCTAGGCTCTGGGAGCAGGGATCTGATTGAAGTTTACAGTCTGAAACCCTCAAACGGAGTGAAATTGTTATTTGAAAAATTGTTCTTTGagagtttttctccttttgaagcaGTAGTTGTTAGCAGGCCAGAAAGAGCAGGAGGTACTAACTTTCAGACTTTGAAGAACCCAGCTTGCTCTGTTTA
Coding sequences within it:
- the TIMM21 gene encoding mitochondrial import inner membrane translocase subunit Tim21 isoform X1, yielding MLPASLGRAGQRGQRVRASLGRWLLAPPGWALPGPGPCLRWLQQPPRREPAPLFRAARQSIGTRAGGLRAEKPGDNGKHVSVQRHRREETLLSAAQRVKEAGRDFTYFIVVLVGIGVTGGLFYVIFKELFSSSSPSKIYGDALEKCRSHPEIIGVFGESIKGYGEATRRGRRQLVSHIEYVKDGLKHMRLKFYIEGSEPGKRGTVHVEVKENPERGRFEVRYIFVDVDTYPRRTIVIEDNR
- the TIMM21 gene encoding mitochondrial import inner membrane translocase subunit Tim21 isoform X2; the protein is MLPASLGRAGQRGQRVRASLGRWLLAPPGWALPGPGPCLRWLQQPPRREPAPLFRAARQSIGTRAGGLRAEKPGDNGKHVSVQRHRREETLLSAAQRGGLFYVIFKELFSSSSPSKIYGDALEKCRSHPEIIGVFGESIKGYGEATRRGRRQLVSHIEYVKDGLKHMRLKFYIEGSEPGKRGTVHVEVKENPERGRFEVRYIFVDVDTYPRRTIVIEDNR